A genomic region of Cannabis sativa cultivar Pink pepper isolate KNU-18-1 chromosome 1, ASM2916894v1, whole genome shotgun sequence contains the following coding sequences:
- the LOC133035470 gene encoding uncharacterized protein LOC133035470: MNSHVQPKKDVCASTCHNDQSCPSFLETFSEEANALHSYGKSNDSLFSNTYNPNWRNHPNFSWRQNQQQMNQGNQFNMPNLNHAQPSQPYPPQRKPSLEDTLQQFMQSTQQIMQNQSQSIAKLETQLGQLANAVTEREKGKFPSQLVPNPKGQYEVGVPSHKEEAKSISTLRSGKQIAKPDYTPQVEKDQSQPQSSNTNDLSKDNDQILPFIPKAPFPQRLLPLKKDAIKQIPAYSKFLKDLCTVKRNTNVPKKAFLTEQVSSIIQYKSLAKYKDPGCPTISCIIGDHFINKALLDLGASVNLLPYSVYKQLGLGELKPTSITLQLVDRSVKIPRGIIEDVLIKVDKFYFPVDFIVLDTQPVENAHAQIPIILGRPFLATSNAIINCRNGVLKLSFGNMTVELNVFNVSKSVECEEIHEVNMINTENIFEMDMNESFETYAKMFGMCLNVDDFIHNVNSLVESTPLMDTEKWKAKIQPCIPLEHVESTPELPKLDLTPLPDTLKYAFLGESNTYPVIIASDLDEKQEAKLLDILRKHKKVIGWTMGDIKGISPAVCMHRIHLEENPEKVKED; encoded by the exons ATGAATTCTCATGTTCAACCTAAAAAAGATGTTTGTGCTAGTACTTGTCATAATGATCAATCATGTCCTTCTTTTCTTGAAACATTTTCCGAAGAGGCTAATGCATTACATTCATATGGTAAATCAAATGATAGTCTATTTTCTAACACATACAATCCTAATTGGAGAAACCATCCCAATTTTTCATGGagacaaaaccaacaacaaatgAACCAAGGAAACCAATTCAACATGCCAAATCTGAATCATGCCCAACCAAGTCAACCTTACCCTCCACAAAGAAAGCCTTCCTTAGAAGACACTTTACAACAATTCATGCAATCCACCCAACAAATCATGCAAAATCAATCTCAATCCATTGCCAAACTTGAGACACAATTGGGTCAACTTGCCAATGCCGTAACTGAGAGAGAAAAAGGGAAATTTCCTAGCCAGCTTGTCCCAAATCCTAAAGGACAATATGAAGTAGGAGTCCCAAGTCATAAAGAAGAAGCTAAGTCTATTTCAACTCTTAGGTCCGGAAAACAAATTGCCAAACCCGATTACACACCTCAAGTTGAAAAAGACCAAAGCCAACCTCAAAGTTCCAACACAAATGACTTGTCAAAAGATAATGATCAAATTCTTCCTTTCATTCCAAAAGCTCCTTTTCCACAAAGATTACTTCCACTCAAGAAAG ATGCCATTAAACAAATTCCTGCCTACTCGAAATTCTTGAAAGACCTTTGCACTGTTAAAAGAAACACTAATGTTCCAAAAAAGGCATTTCTAACTGAACAAGTTAGTTCCATAATTCAATATAAAAGCCTTGCGAAATATAAGGATCCTGGTTGTCCAACAATTTCATGCATCATTGGTGATCATTTTATTAACAAAGCTTTACTTGATTTAGGAGCTAGTGTGAATTTACTGCCTTATTCTGTTTATAAGCAACTTGGTCTAGGAGAATTAAAACCAACTTCTATAACACTTCAATTAGTTGATCGTTCTGTGAAAATTCCTAGAGGTATTATAGAAGATGTTTTAATTAAAGTGGATAAGTTCTATTTTCCTGTTGATTTCATTGTTCTTGACACTCAACCTGTTGAAAATGCTCATGCTCAAATACCCATCATTTTAGGTAGACCATTTTTAGCTACATCTAATGCAATTATCAACTGTCGCAATGGTGTACTGAAATTATCTTTTGGAAACATGACTGTTGAATTGAATGTTTTTAATGTTTCTAAATCTGTTGAGTGTGAGGAAATACATGAAGTGAACATGATTAACACGGAAAATATATTTGAAATGGACATGAATGAATCTTTTGAAACTTATGCAAAAATGTTTGGAATGTGCTTAAATGTTGATGATTTTATTCATAATGTGAATTCTTTGGTTGAGTCTACCCCACTAATGGATACTGAAAAATGGAAAGCCAAAATTCAACCATGTATTCCATTAGAGCATGTTGAGTCAACTCCTGAACTACCAAAGTTAGATCTCACACCTTTGCCTGACACTTTGAAATATGCATTTCTAGGAGAGTCTAACACCTATCCTGTTATCATTGCATCTGATTTAGATGAAAAACAAGAAGCAAAGTTGTTAGATATCCTTAGAAAACATAAAAAGGTCATAGGTTGGACCATGGGAGACATTAAGGGAATTAGCCCAGCTGTGTGCATGCATAGAATTCATTTAGAAGAAAATCCCGAAAAAGTCAAAGAAGATTAA